The Nitrospira sp. sequence CGTCGCCTGCGGCTATCAATTTCGAGTCGAGGGAGCCGGACCCACCATCGGAGGAGCGGCCGCTCCCACTTCCACCGAGCCACCGCCACGACTCATCATCCGGACGTTGCTCAACAACAGCTTCGAGCCGAATCTGGAAACCCGATACACCAATTACCTTCGCGAAGAGTTTTCTGCCGGCAGCGGGACGCAGGTGGTTCCTGAGTCCGACGCGGCGGATCTCGTGCTGACCGGGCAAATTCTGTGGGTGAGCGTGCCGACGCTCAGTTTTTCACAGACGGCAACGTTGGAAAGCAGGGCTGAAGTCGTCGTGACGGTTCGGGTGGAAGATATGCGGTCGAAAAAGATGGTGTGGTCGCAGCTTGCAAAGGGAGCGTCGGAGTTCTTCATCACGCCCGATCTCCAATTTAATCGGGCGTTGCAGAATCGGGCGATGGAGCAGGCAGGTCGCTTTGTGGCGGCGGACTTGGCGGCGCGGTTTCTACTGCAAGTTGAAACCGGTGCACTGACCAAGCCGGTGTCCATACCCGCTCCCGGGCCTCATTCGAACAACGAGTAGAGCCAATGTCATCGGCCGTGAATCATGCGCAGTTGGAATCAGTGCTCAAACAGCAGGCGCCGGCGTCTTTGTATCTGGTCGTCGGGGAAGAAGACCTGCTGAGAGATTATGCGCTCGCCGCGATCAAGCGCGCGGTCCTGGGCAGTGATGGGGATGAATTCAATTATGAGTTGTTCTACGGGGATGAGGCGAGCGGGAGCGATATTCGGAACAGCGTGGCGGCAGTGCCGGTCTTCGCGGAGCGCCGCTTGGTCGTGGTGAAGACGGCGGAAAAACTGTCCGCTCGGGAAAGCGACCTCCTTCTCGACTGTGTGAAAAGTCCAGTGGACTCCACGACCCTGGTGTTCGTTAGCCCAAAGCTGGACGGTCGGCTGAAATTTTCCCAAGCCCTGACCAGAGCGGCCGTTGTGGTCGATTGCTCACCGCTCCGGGATGCTCAGTTGCCTCCGTGGATTGCCCATGAAGCGAAACGGGTGGGGCTTCAGCTGGAAGAAGAAGCGGCGCAATCACTGCAAGAGGCCTACGGCTCATCCCTCTATGGTGTGCGCCAAGAATTGGAAAAGCTGGCTTCGTATGTGCCGCCCGATCGTCCGGTCACCGCTGCCGATGTCCATCTGCTCCGCGGCATGGAGCCCGGTGCGTCCGTGTTCGATTTGACGTTGGCCATCGCAGAGGGCCGTCGTGGACGAGCCCTTTCGATCTTGGCGCGCAACCTTGAGGCAGGGGAGGCTCCGCTTCGGATTCTCGGTTCTCTTGCCTGGCAGTATCGTCGCCTCTGGAAGGTCAAAGAGCTGTTAGCCAGTGGCGGCCGTGATGGGGAAGCCGCCAGAAGTTTGTGCATGGACCCGTGGAAAGTCCGCTCTTTTCTCGATCGGTTTTCCGAACCACATCTTCACGCGGCCCTGCGTCTTTTTCTGGACGCGGACGGGAAGCTCAAAGGGGGAAGCGGCAGCCGTCCACGGATGGTGCTGGAGCACCTGCTGTTGAAGCTGTGTGAGGAGACCGCAGGAAAACGGGTGGAACCGCCTCGCCGTCCCCCTGTGTCACCGAAACGAGTCCCTGCGCGGGTGGTGTCGAACGTGCGAACGATTAAGAGCCGGAACCGGACAGAGCGTTGACACGAAGCGCCAGACGCGACACACGGCGGGAGGCAGTGTTAGGATGAAGGACACCTTTCGAAACGGCTTTTCCGATCGCCGAGGTGGCTTCCAGCAAGCTGGTCTTCGCCTCATCCGCCTTCTTTCCGGCCACGGCGGACTGCACTTTCTTGATCAGCGTCTTGACTGTGTTGATGGTGGCACGATTCCGCTCATGACGCCGCTCGGCTTGGCGAGCTCGTCGAATAGTCGATTTGTGAGTCTGAGGCATCGAGTACTCCTGTAGAAAAGAAAATGACTTCTATCATAGGGCATCGCCGATCGTCAAGGATCGGTCCTGCAGAAGGAGCAAAGGCATGGTGAAAATTGCAGCGCGCGACCGACTCATCTTTGCGTTGGATGTGCCTTCAGCGGCAGACGCCGATCGACTTTTGGATCGACTCCACGGGCACATTTCTTTCGTGAAAGTCGGCCTTGAGCTCTATACGGCTGCAGGCCCTGAGATGGTGAAGCGGATTGTGGAACGAGGAATGCGGGTGTTCCTCGACCTGAAGTTTCTGGATATCGAAGAAACGGTCCGTCGCGCGACGAGCCGGGTTGCGGGGATGGGCGTGGATTTCCTCACCGTCCATGCCAATCGCAAAGCGCTCACCGCGGCCGTGCAAGGGCGGGAGGGTTCATCGCTGAAGCTGCTGGCCGTGACCGTGTTGACCAACTTCGACGGCCAGGATCTGCGGGAGATGGGGATACAACGGACGGTTCAGGACCTGGTCACAGCGAGGGCATTGCTCGCCTCGGAAGTCGGCTGTGACGGTGTCGTGGCGTCCGGTGAAGAAGCGTCAGCCATCAGGCAGAAAGTCGGACCTCGTTTTGCAATCGTCACGCCGGGAGTCCGGCCGACCGGCAAGGGGGTGGACGATCATGCGAGAGCGACGACCCCCACGCAAACGATTGCGTCCGGCGCAGACTATCTGGTGATCGGTCGGCCGATTCGTGACGCGGCAGACCCACCGGCAACCGTCGACGCCGTTCTGGCCGAAATGCAAGCGGCGTTCGATGCACGACAGTAAAGAGTCTTGGTTGCGACGGCAATCCGCGCTTTGTTAATATCATCCTTCCTCAAGCCCTCGTGGTGGGTGTAGCTCAGCTGGTTAGAGCGCCGGATTGTGGATCCGGAGGTCGCGGGTTCGAAACCCGTCATCCACCCCACTTGCCTTCCTCGCAACTACTGGATAGGTCAGCTGATCTGACGATGCTGGCACCGTGAATGCGGCTAAGGAGGAACGCGATGAGAAAAATCTGTTGGTCACTCGCCGTTATTGGGGTCGTTGTGGTCCCATTTGTTCATGTCCTCGGGTTTGCACAAAACTATCCTTCAAGTGTCACTCAGAAGGTACTTTCCGCGCAACGGGACGTGAGGACCATCGGTATGCCTGAGTACCGAAAGATCGTTGATAATCCTGCTAATGCGCTGATCATCGATGTTCGTGAGCCCGACGAGTACGCAGCGGGGCATGTGCCGGGCGCAATTAACATTCCGCGCGGCATGCTCGAATTCCAGATTTGGAAACAGGTCGGCTTTCCTGCCAAGAGCGAACTCGACAAGCCGCTGTATCTTCAATGCTCGAGTGGCAACCGTGCCTCTCTCGCGGCGAAATCCCTTAGAGAGCTAGGTTTTACCGACGTCACTGCCGTGGTGATGAGCCTAGATGAGTGGCAAAAGGCTGCCAATCCGTTTGTGAAGTAGGGGTGTTCCAGGTACAACGTTCATAGCTCACGGTCGTGGTCGTCGATGACCATCGGCTGCTGCGCCAGGAATTGCGGAGCCTTATCAGTGCTTATGATGGCTTCACGATGGTGCAGACCATAGATCTGAAGGGATAAGAACAAGTATTTCCAACGGTTCTGATCCAGGAGTTTACGCATTGTCTATGCCTATGGTACAACGTCGCGCATGGAAAACATCCGACCAGAAGTTGGGAAGTTCCTCCGTTCGTGCGAACACTTGTTTGGCTTCACCCATGAGAGCGGACAGCTCACACCCGAGGAGTGTCAAGTCCTGGAATACTACGTTGAAGAACTTCATAAACAGATAGCATCTCACTGTAGTGCTTCCACTGCTCATTGCCCCGAAAACCCAACTTCTGTTTCTCAGCCTTGAGAACTATCACACCGTCTTGGCCTCTTCGACTTCTGCTCCTGACACCGCTTCCATCATCATTGAGTGTCACGTTGGAACACTTAGGCTCTAGTGATCTGACAACCTCGCATCCCTCGGACTGACTGCTCCTCGGCTGGTAATTTATTCCCTGCGGCATGGAGCGATTACCATAGTGCTGCAGTACGGCGAACCCGGCCGAAACTCTCACAGGGTATTCAACGGGGAATGTGCATGAGCAGTATGTACACAAAGAGTTGATCTCAATGAAGACGCTAGAGGAAGGACATGAACGGTTGCAGTATCTCAAATTCTGCGCGTTTTGAATCACTCTAGAGAATCTTGGGATTTGTCGGGCGGCGTTCCGGATTCGGCGGTTGTTTTGACCATTCGTGTCGCACGAGTATGAAGCGTCTCGTCGGCTTGTAACTCTTCTCTGAATGACCCTAGTCTTCCGAGATATAACCATTTGATATATAATGGATATCAAGTTCTACGAGCGACCCGCTGTCGGCTATGAAGTCCTCCTGTTGAGACCGGTTCAGGATGTAAGCTCTACGACACTCTCCGAACCGTCATTGAGTACCGTTCCGGATCTCTGTACAGCACTATCTATCCCTTCGGCGGGCTGATTCGGGATATGCGGTTGATCGAAAGGCAGTCAAGGAAAACCTAGGCACTTCACTAGTAAAGTTACTGGTTTGGTGGTCTGTCTCTAGACATTTCGTCTGGATGGGATCAGCATCATCGTGGAGTGTACTCATGGTATCTCAAGTAGAGACGAAGGTCATCGAGTATGATGTCAGAGACTTGGCAAAGCGATTTGCTATGCCACCCTCCGAAGCGCATGACATGCTCTGGAATGAAATCCACCAGCTTGAACAGGCCGCTCGCATTCAGGATTTTGTTCCCGTGCTCGCGCCGAAACACGTCAAGGAGCATCTCCGAGATAGGCCCGCCCAGCAATCCGCCTGAACGGTCTGTCGCCTCGGTTAGTGAAGCTACTTCCCCCGCTCGGCGACTCTTAATCCATTCTTGATAGTTACGTAACGACCCAGTGCCACTGTGCGGACAGCGACCGGCGCACTATGATCACTTCGGGAGGCTCGCGAGAGGACAAGGCTTAGGTCACCTCGCAATCTGGGACATCCCCTAGTTGGTCAGGTGATATAGGGGAGATAAGCTCAGTGAGGGATGTCCACTACTAACTAGGTTTTCTGACGACAGATCGAGCACACTTTTCAGAATGAGCCACGACCAGCTTATGGCGAGGAGACGCGATAATGCCCAATACCGTCAGAGGTTTCTTCCACACGCTCGCACACGCGGAACAGACGAAGTTCGAAATCGCAACTCTCAAGCAGATTCCGACTATTGATATGCAGGTGTATGACCAAACCGGTGTTCAACTCACCGCTGGTACCGCCGCATCGCCAAATAGTTCTTTCGAGAGTCTCAAGGACTCCCTTGGATTCGGTCCATTGAGCCTGCCTCTCTACCCGGAGGGCGTTCGCCGTGGTGGGCCGGTTCTCGATATCCAAGCCGATGATCGTCACATCGATGCGATTGCCGATGTGTTGGATCGATGCGGAGCGGAGGACATCTCAATCTTCACAGCAGCAGAACGGAAGTAATTCAACCAGAATCATGGCTGGTAGAAACCGGCGTGACCAATCTATCGAACCCAGGACACAACAATGCCTGACTATAAGCATCGCTGGATCGAGTTGAGTCCTAGACAAGATACTCACGATGGGATGTGGCGCTGTCATTATATGATTATTGAATTCAGGCACATGTCGTGGAGGTATCGCCAAGGATATCCTGACGGAGTCTTCGCGTCCCGTGATGCTGCCGCCTCTGTTGCTCTGGAGGAAGCGCAACGTCTCGTCGATGCAGGCGTCGATCAGATGGCCAGCGTAGGTACTGGTGAACAACAGGGCAGAAGGGAGTACGCCGAAGACGGTTCATGAGCTGGTGGGGATGCTATAGCTTTGTGACGCATTTCTCCTTCCATTCAATTCAATATAGCCCTCCTGACATCCCCAAATGATTCGTGTACTACCCCAACTGCGTCAGCTCGGAAAGCTCTGAGCGACCTTCAAGAGATAGTACTGAATCAGCTCCACTTCAATGTATGTGAGTTCCTCTACCTTTACACTGCAGTCGAGTAAGATTTCTGAGGCAACCATGTATTGCCTGATCTCTTCGCGCAGGGTCATGGGAGAGACTATGCAGTGTTGAAGTGAAGTGGATTCTTAAGGTAAGGTGAGCGTGTGGGTGTCAGCTAAACTGGCAATTGTCTTAGCTTCTGACATCCATGAAGCCGCTTTACTCCGATATTCTGAACGCCTCAAAGTACCGACACAAGTTTCCACCACACGCACTAGTAGACCAAATCAAGTCCGATCTGGCCTCCACCGGCATGGTAGGGAGTGGAGCAGCGATAAAGCTCATCTCCTTGACCTATTGTTTGAGCGCCGAAACGGTCCTGTATGAATTTGCGGCTCATATATTGAGAAATCTCCCGGATCTCGGGCTCACTTCCCAGGAGAGCCTCCTTGAAGTCATCGGCGAAGCGTTCACGACCATCATGGCGGAAGCCAGAGGATGCGCCCTGAGAGAGCTTCCAATCGAGGAGTCACGGGAGTTGGCATCAAGTTACTTCAATGAACGAAGCGGTCGTTTTCTGGAGCAGTTGCAGAGGAAAGTCCACCAAACTCTCAGTGACCAGTTAGAGCAAAGCTAGCCCGATTCTGAAGATTCAGAGCTGTGTTGAGGTGCCCCACCATCCTCTCCCGTTTACGTTAGTACCCTAGGGTTTGTCCTAGTGCCGCACCCCATTGAGGCTGATTAGGCTGGGGCCTTCTGCTTACGAGGAACCCAACCTATCGGTCCGTGAAAGGAGCGCACAACATGACTATGACGGTTAAATACTGTCTTAAATGTGGTGATAGGTTGTCATACACGGCACCGCGGAATGAAGACGAAATCAAATTTTACTGGGCCAAGCTCCGAAGGCATGGTTCGGTCACTCGCCAGGGAATATGTGATGGTTGTGGACGGGAGGCCAGCATAACCAGTTATCCGGTACCAGATTGGGTCACGCAAGCTGTCTAGAGCATCCACGTCGTGACTGTAAGATTTTCATCCACCCCACTTGCCCTGCTCGCAATGACTGGATAGGTCAGCTGATCTGACGATGTTGGCACTGTGAATGCTGCCGCTGGTTGCGCGGGGGCTTGCTGGGGGGTAGCGTCCTCGTCCATCTTGGTGTATGTGTATATGCAGGCCGGTCCACATCAGGGGGCAACCTCGTGCTCTCCAGACCGGTTCTTATCGACCTAGCTCCCATATCGGCACAAGCCAGTACAGTGCTTCCCCTGCTTTACCGATGACGTCCTCCAAGCCCAGTTTCTACCAATTACCCGTACAGATTGCGGCGATCACGGCGGTGGTCGTGGTGACCTGGCTGGCGGCGTGGCAGTATATGCAACAGTCGCTGATACAAACAGCCGGGGAAGCTCTCAGTTTAGGGGCGGCGGAAATCGCCTCGAAATTCGATCGGCTGATTTTTGAACGCTATGATGATCTGCGCGTCATGGCGGTTGTTTTGTCGAATCGTATAAAAGAAGATCCGCCGTTCGTGCAGCATTATCTTCACACGGTTCGGGACACCCGTAAAACATATCATTGGGTTGCGGTGGCGGACAGGGAGGGACGCTTGGTGGCCTCAACTTCGAATGAATCTCCGCGAGGGATGGATGTCAGTGCGACCCCCTGGTTTCAGGAGATCCGCGCACTGGCCTTGACAAGGCCAGATGCCACCTTACTGGGAGGAGTTGATGCCTTCTTGGCCGAGGAAGGTGCACCTGATGCGATCGCGATCTCACGAGCCATCTACGATTCGCGCGGAAGCTTTGCCGGCGTGGTAACGAGCCGTATCACCCTCTCCGTCTTGGAAGAGATTGCAGTGGAAACGCTGCCCAGTTTGCCCAACAAAAGTTCCATGTTGACCGATATCGAGTACCAGATCATCGCTGAGGATGGAGTGGCCTACGTCGACAGTGACTTGGCTCATAAGGGCCGATCCAACTTTTCCGCCCTGAAAATGAGATCGCTGGAATTGGCGCGCCAAGGTAAGGGGCGTTATATCGAGGAAATGAACCTGCGGAAGCACATTCCCATCATCACAGGTTACAGTCACACCAGGGGATGGGGTCAGCCCGATGCGTTTCGGTGGACGGTATTGGTGAGCATACCCACGGCGTCGCTAGTACAGCCCGTTCGAAGTTTTCATTTCAAGGTCGGAGCAGTCGGCGTCGTCATCGTCCTGCCGATCTTCTATCTCCTCATTTGGATGCAAGGACGATTGCTCAAGGAATGGAAGCTCGCCCAGGCGGAACGAATGCGCGCCACGGCGGCCGAGGCACAGTATCATCTGTTGTTGCAGACTACGGATCAGGGCATTTTCGGAGTGGATCACAACGGGCGCTGCACCTTTATGAACCAGTCAGGGGCCAAGATGCTGGGCTATATGCCCTACGAATTGCTAGGGCATCCCTTCCATGATCGTGTGCACCGTGGAGGCGACGTACTCTGTGGCGATCAGTGTGTGCTGCTACGGGCTCTTTCACATGGGAATTCCACGCGACTCGAGGAGCAGGTGTTCCGGCGTAAGGATGGGACTGTGCTGGAGGTGGAATGTTCGGCCTTTCCCCTCACGGAACCCAGCCATACCACTGACTTCGTGTTCACGTTTGTCGATATTACCGAGCGTAAGCAGCGGACCAAGGAGTTGATGCTGTACCAGGGGCGTCTGCAGTCGCTCGCGAATCAATTACGTAAAGCAGATGAGACGGTCCGCCAACGCGTGGCGACCGAGCTCCACGACAATCTTGCGCAGACGCTCGCCCTGTGCCGGATGAAACTGGAAGCCCTGTCGCGCGCCACGACGCCGTCGTGCGCCGCCGGCATTGCGCCAATTACGGAGCTGATCAAGGAAGCGTTGGCAGTCATTCGACAATTGATGAGCGATTTGCGACCACCGACGCTCGGGGGTGACGGGGATCTAGCTGCAGCGGTCCAGTGGGTTACGGAGAAGCTACAGCGCCATGGATTGGTCGTCCGAGTGATAGATGATGGCAAGCAAAAGCTGTTGGATGCCGAGGTATTGCGTACTGCATATCAGTCGCTCCATGAGCTGCTCTTCAATGTGCTCAAGCATGCGCAGGTCACCGAAGCGACGGTGCGGCTGCGCCGAATTGGTGACCATCTTGCCATTCAAGTCAAGGACCGCGGCGCTGGTTTTCAAATGGAGGGCTCGCAGGCACCCACACGGGAGGGTGGGTTCGGTCTGTTCAATCTACAAGAACAACTGCACGCGATCGGCGGACGCATTCGGGTCTGGTCCGTCCCTGGGCGCGGGTCCCGAGTGACGATGCTGTTCCCGTTGCAGACCCGTACGGTCACGGCGCTGGCCGGGTATCAAGGGAAGCAAACCTCCACTGCAGCCCAGCCCGGCAACGGAGATGACCGTCCCAGTCAGCTTCGGATTCTCTTAGTAGATGATCATCAGATCATGCGGCAAGGTCTGCGCAGCATGCTTGAGAGCGAACCGGGATTCGAAATCGCCGGCGAAGCGATGGACGGAGAAATTGCGGTAGAGCTCGCCGCCTCAGTCCATCCTGACGTTATCCTCATGGACATCAATATGCCGAAGCTCAACGGCGTGGAGGCCACCCGTCGCATCAAGCACCAGTTCCCAAACATCGCCGTGATTGGACTATCGATGCACGAGGATCCGAAGCTTGAGCAGTCGATGTACGAGGCCGGCGCCTGCGCTTACTTATCGAAGGGCACGGCCTTCAATGTCGTCTGCGACACGATCAGCAAGGTGCGGGGCGGGGACCGCACGACGGAGAACCATCCTGTCAACTGATATTCCGTGGCGAGACTCGGGCAGCAGATTATGATAGGACAAGCCGATCAGTATGGCCGCTGGCATGGCATGTCTGTGTGGGTGAGTTAGCTCGCTGTTCACCATGAGAATCCAGTTCGAACACGCTTATATGCAGCCAACTCTGGCCATCCTACTGGAGAGATCATGAGATCTGACGAGACGGGGCCAGTGAACGCTCTTTCAGGTTACGCGGGGGAGTAGTCCACGACAGTAGAGACTCAGCGAGCATTCAAAGGCACATCATGCGAGTCGCGCTGGTTCTGATCATTCTCCTTCTCAGCGGATGTTCCCAGGCCAGGCCAGACAGGGCTATCTATTCCGAATCCGGACCTGATCAGGCTATCGACCGAGCTGACAGTTATTGGACAGAAGAACGCAAAGCCCTGTATGAGCGGGCCCGTGAGGGAGCACGTCAGGCCCGTGAACGGTACATCGCGACCAACCGTCCGGCGCTTCAGCAACAATTTCGACAGGAAAACCCCGGTCTGACCGATGCGGAAATCAATGCGCTTGTCGATGATGCGCTGGAGAATGGGTTGCGCCAAGCCGTTGGACGCCGAAGATTGGATCCCGCGAGACCGCCCATTGACTGTATGTCTCCACAATTGGGACGTTCCGTCTTCACGAACTGCTATTAGCAAGCGCTGCACTCGCTAAGAAATGGGCTTGGCGTTTCTCTTCCGTGGCCTTCTTCACTAAATCAACCATATCTCGGCCCACCTCCGGTCACTCACTGAGAGCGGGCGTTGCTTCACTTCGCCTTCGTCGGCGCCTGGGGCATGGGTGCCAGCGGCTCAAAGGGTTGTCAATCCGCTCTCTACGCCCATGGCAACGCAAATGATGTGCTGATTAGGAAACATCCGGACCTCCCATCCCCCCCTTTCGGCGTACCTCGTTCGAATCTGGCTCGAATCTTCATTCCTGATACGGTTGACTCAAGCACGACGCACTTACCAAGAGGAGGACCGAGATGACCTGTACACGCTGTCAGGGATTGATGCTGGAAGAGCAGATGATCGATATGGAAGCCGGGTATGGCGAGATGTGGAGTCGCAGCTGGCGCTGCATCAATTGTGGCCACCGGGATGACGCCGTCCTGCAGCAGTCCCGTCAGCTCCACGCC is a genomic window containing:
- a CDS encoding LptE family protein; translated protein: MPGVEVTRGMGHGGRRNLQSELGALVAVVLVSSLVACGYQFRVEGAGPTIGGAAAPTSTEPPPRLIIRTLLNNSFEPNLETRYTNYLREEFSAGSGTQVVPESDAADLVLTGQILWVSVPTLSFSQTATLESRAEVVVTVRVEDMRSKKMVWSQLAKGASEFFITPDLQFNRALQNRAMEQAGRFVAADLAARFLLQVETGALTKPVSIPAPGPHSNNE
- the holA gene encoding DNA polymerase III subunit delta; amino-acid sequence: MSSAVNHAQLESVLKQQAPASLYLVVGEEDLLRDYALAAIKRAVLGSDGDEFNYELFYGDEASGSDIRNSVAAVPVFAERRLVVVKTAEKLSARESDLLLDCVKSPVDSTTLVFVSPKLDGRLKFSQALTRAAVVVDCSPLRDAQLPPWIAHEAKRVGLQLEEEAAQSLQEAYGSSLYGVRQELEKLASYVPPDRPVTAADVHLLRGMEPGASVFDLTLAIAEGRRGRALSILARNLEAGEAPLRILGSLAWQYRRLWKVKELLASGGRDGEAARSLCMDPWKVRSFLDRFSEPHLHAALRLFLDADGKLKGGSGSRPRMVLEHLLLKLCEETAGKRVEPPRRPPVSPKRVPARVVSNVRTIKSRNRTER
- the rpsT gene encoding 30S ribosomal protein S20 gives rise to the protein MPQTHKSTIRRARQAERRHERNRATINTVKTLIKKVQSAVAGKKADEAKTSLLEATSAIGKAVSKGVLHPNTASRRVSRLALRVNALSGSGS
- the pyrF gene encoding orotidine-5'-phosphate decarboxylase, which encodes MVKIAARDRLIFALDVPSAADADRLLDRLHGHISFVKVGLELYTAAGPEMVKRIVERGMRVFLDLKFLDIEETVRRATSRVAGMGVDFLTVHANRKALTAAVQGREGSSLKLLAVTVLTNFDGQDLREMGIQRTVQDLVTARALLASEVGCDGVVASGEEASAIRQKVGPRFAIVTPGVRPTGKGVDDHARATTPTQTIASGADYLVIGRPIRDAADPPATVDAVLAEMQAAFDARQ
- a CDS encoding DUF3562 domain-containing protein, translating into MVSQVETKVIEYDVRDLAKRFAMPPSEAHDMLWNEIHQLEQAARIQDFVPVLAPKHVKEHLRDRPAQQSA
- a CDS encoding response regulator, encoding MTSSKPSFYQLPVQIAAITAVVVVTWLAAWQYMQQSLIQTAGEALSLGAAEIASKFDRLIFERYDDLRVMAVVLSNRIKEDPPFVQHYLHTVRDTRKTYHWVAVADREGRLVASTSNESPRGMDVSATPWFQEIRALALTRPDATLLGGVDAFLAEEGAPDAIAISRAIYDSRGSFAGVVTSRITLSVLEEIAVETLPSLPNKSSMLTDIEYQIIAEDGVAYVDSDLAHKGRSNFSALKMRSLELARQGKGRYIEEMNLRKHIPIITGYSHTRGWGQPDAFRWTVLVSIPTASLVQPVRSFHFKVGAVGVVIVLPIFYLLIWMQGRLLKEWKLAQAERMRATAAEAQYHLLLQTTDQGIFGVDHNGRCTFMNQSGAKMLGYMPYELLGHPFHDRVHRGGDVLCGDQCVLLRALSHGNSTRLEEQVFRRKDGTVLEVECSAFPLTEPSHTTDFVFTFVDITERKQRTKELMLYQGRLQSLANQLRKADETVRQRVATELHDNLAQTLALCRMKLEALSRATTPSCAAGIAPITELIKEALAVIRQLMSDLRPPTLGGDGDLAAAVQWVTEKLQRHGLVVRVIDDGKQKLLDAEVLRTAYQSLHELLFNVLKHAQVTEATVRLRRIGDHLAIQVKDRGAGFQMEGSQAPTREGGFGLFNLQEQLHAIGGRIRVWSVPGRGSRVTMLFPLQTRTVTALAGYQGKQTSTAAQPGNGDDRPSQLRILLVDDHQIMRQGLRSMLESEPGFEIAGEAMDGEIAVELAASVHPDVILMDINMPKLNGVEATRRIKHQFPNIAVIGLSMHEDPKLEQSMYEAGACAYLSKGTAFNVVCDTISKVRGGDRTTENHPVN